One window from the genome of Elaeis guineensis isolate ETL-2024a chromosome 5, EG11, whole genome shotgun sequence encodes:
- the LOC140857795 gene encoding uncharacterized protein produces MKLAVSCLLSSLPYVHDIHLYFFSIRFERLLRDAQSDVYLGCKKYSLLSAVIKLLHMKTLGKWSNNSFNWLLKFLKDLLPEGELLPSSHYEAKKLLKGLGLGVDDLGLRCEKIHACPNDCVLFRKDKQDLQACPICHSSRWKESHDKDKKKKKIPCKILRYFPITPRLRRLFMSRHTACDMRWHKEVNNMDDDVMRHPSDGDAWKHFDREHPWFAADSRNVRLGLATDGFNPYGNLSTAYSMWPVMVFPYNLPSWKCMKSPFNLLALLIPGPRAPGRDIDIFLEPLIEELQYLWEEGCEIYDHVVGGIFRIHAALLWTVNDFPAYGDISGWCTKGYKACPTCNDDITSDRIREKICFTGHRRFLPDDHRWRRSLKFNGKHERRCYIW; encoded by the exons ATGAAGCTTGCGGTGTCCTG CTTGTTATCTTCCTTGCCATATGTGCACGATATACACCTATACTTCTTTTCTATACG attcgagcgtctattaagagatgcacaaagtgatgtttatcttggttgtaagaagtactctctgttgtccgccgtaataaagttattacacatgaagacacttggtaagtggtcaaacaattcgtttaattggttgctcaaatttttgaaggacttactgccagagggagagttacttccgtcaagtcattatgaagccaaaaaattattgaaaggactcggtttgggagtcgatgacttgggcctacgctgtgaaaagatacatgcatgtccgaatgattgtgttctatttcggaaggataaacaagatctacaagcatgtccaatttgtcattcaagcagatggaaagaaagtcatgataaggataagaagaaaaagaaaataccatgcaagattctacggtactttccgattacaccacgattgcgtcgattgttcatgtcgaggcatactgcttgtgacatgcggtggcataaggaggtaaataatatggacgatgatgtcatgagacatccatcagatggagatgcatggaaacattttgatcgtgaacatccatggtttgcagctgattcacgaaatgtcaggctagggttggcaacagacggatttaatccatatggtaatcttagtactgcttatagtatgtggcctgttatggtatttccttataatttaccatcatggaagtgcatgaaatcaccttttaatctattggccttgttgatcccgggtccccgtgcccctggaagagacatagacatatttttagagccattgatcgaagagttacaatatttgtgggaagaaggatgcgaaataTATGATCATGTTGTAGGAGGCATCTTTCGTATACATGCAGCATTACTTTGGACAGTTAATGATTTTCCTGCATATGgcgatatttctggatggtgtacaaaagggtataaagcatgcccaacttgtaacgatgatattacatcggaccgtattcgcgaaaagatttgttttaccggccatcgacgtttcttgccagatgatcatagatggaggagaagtcttaagttcaatggcaagca